The following are encoded in a window of Thermostichus vulcanus str. 'Rupite' genomic DNA:
- the psbU gene encoding photosystem II complex extrinsic protein PsbU has product MRFLLSALVRFLLIVCLCFAPLGILGVAHAAELPAVKHLDAPIDVNNTILRNYRQLPGFYPNLARTLVQNAPYNSLEDMLRIPGLTEEQKALIKANAENFVIGEYQEGANQLENRINQGYYG; this is encoded by the coding sequence ATGCGTTTCCTGTTGTCCGCCCTAGTTCGTTTCCTGTTGATTGTGTGTCTGTGTTTTGCCCCTTTGGGGATCCTGGGTGTGGCTCATGCTGCGGAACTTCCCGCTGTGAAGCATCTGGATGCCCCGATTGATGTGAACAACACCATCTTGCGCAACTACCGCCAATTGCCTGGGTTCTACCCCAATTTGGCCCGCACTTTGGTGCAGAATGCTCCCTACAACAGCTTGGAGGATATGCTGCGGATCCCGGGCCTGACAGAGGAACAAAAAGCCTTGATCAAAGCTAATGCCGAGAACTTTGTCATCGGTGAGTATCAGGAGGGGGCCAACCAACTGGAAAACCGCATCAACCAAGGCTACTACGGTTGA
- the gcvP gene encoding aminomethyl-transferring glycine dehydrogenase: MTDSATLNPAISTSPAQEQLPTDGTPPQSPELGLLQQSEQFVWRHIGPDPKQIEQMLAVLGLGSLQELVEKTVPTAIRTPQPLRLGSPRTEQQVLAELKEIAAQNQVWRSFLGMGYSNCLTPPVIQRNILENPGWYTQYTPYQAEIAQGRLEALLNFQTMVIDLTGMEIANASLLDEATAAAEAMTLSYGLAAKGSSIFWVDRGCHPQTLAVLQTRAEPLGIQIRVADPAEFRLDGESFGLLLQYPNTSGEIRDYHQLVEQAHQRGILVTVAADLLSLTLLKPPGEWGADIVVGSTQRFGIPLGYGGPHAAYFATREAHKRLLPGRLVGVSQDAQGKPALRLALQTREQHIRRDKATSNICTAQVLLAVMASLYAVYHGPKGLRKMALRIYGQAHRLAASIRELGYKVGPEHFFDTFWVQGQSPAQIQEIQARAVQQRINLRQIDERTVGISLDEATTAVDIWDLFQLFTGSNLPFEEREGWDPNQPLPDLSRSLPPSLIRTTPYLTHPVFNRYHSETELLRYIHRLQSRDLSLTHSMIPLGSCTMKLNATVEMIPVSWPEFAQIHPFVPLEQTRGYQTLFAQLEQMLAEITGFAGVSLQPNAGSQGEYAGLLAIRRYHQARGEGHRQVCLIPTSAHGTNPASAVMAGMRVVSVACDAAGNIDIEDLRSKAERHREQLAALMITYPSTHGVFEEGIRDICQIIHEAGGQVYMDGANLNAQVGLCRPAELGADVCHLNLHKTFCIPHGGGGPGVGPIGVAAHLLPYLPGHPFLPGCRGPVSAAPWGSASILPISWAYIRLMGSAGLTLATQVAILNANYIAKRLDPYYPVLYKGSTGLVAHECILDLRPLKKSAGIEVEDVAKRLMDYGFHAPTISWPVAGTMMVEPTESESLEELDRFCEAMIAIRQEIAAIERGEADPVHNLLKQAPHTAEVVTADQWDRPYSRSLAAYPAPWVKAHKFWPSVSRIDNAYGDRHLVCSCQPWLED, translated from the coding sequence ATGACTGACTCCGCTACTCTCAATCCGGCCATTTCCACCTCCCCCGCGCAGGAGCAACTCCCTACAGACGGGACACCACCCCAATCTCCTGAGCTGGGGCTTCTTCAGCAATCGGAGCAGTTTGTATGGCGGCATATTGGCCCGGATCCCAAGCAGATTGAGCAAATGTTGGCGGTTTTGGGGCTGGGTTCTCTCCAGGAATTGGTGGAGAAAACGGTACCGACGGCGATTCGTACCCCACAGCCTTTGCGGTTGGGATCCCCGCGCACCGAGCAGCAGGTGTTGGCGGAGCTGAAGGAGATTGCTGCTCAAAACCAGGTGTGGCGCTCCTTTTTGGGGATGGGCTACTCCAACTGTCTGACTCCGCCCGTTATTCAGCGCAACATTCTGGAAAACCCTGGCTGGTACACTCAGTACACTCCTTACCAAGCGGAGATCGCCCAGGGACGGTTAGAAGCCCTGCTGAATTTTCAGACGATGGTGATCGATCTGACGGGGATGGAGATCGCCAATGCCTCTTTGCTGGATGAAGCCACCGCAGCAGCAGAAGCCATGACCCTCAGTTATGGGCTAGCGGCCAAAGGCAGCTCCATCTTCTGGGTGGATCGAGGCTGTCATCCCCAAACCTTGGCGGTATTGCAAACGCGGGCCGAGCCGTTGGGGATCCAGATTCGCGTGGCGGATCCGGCGGAGTTTCGGTTGGACGGAGAAAGCTTTGGCCTGCTGCTGCAGTATCCCAACACCTCCGGTGAGATTCGGGACTATCACCAGTTGGTCGAGCAAGCCCATCAGCGGGGGATCCTGGTTACGGTGGCTGCTGACTTGCTCAGCTTGACCCTTCTAAAACCACCCGGGGAATGGGGGGCAGATATTGTCGTCGGATCCACGCAACGCTTTGGCATCCCACTTGGGTACGGAGGCCCCCATGCCGCCTACTTTGCCACCCGCGAAGCCCACAAACGTCTATTACCGGGACGCCTGGTGGGTGTTTCTCAAGATGCCCAAGGTAAGCCTGCCCTACGCCTAGCGCTACAAACGCGCGAGCAACACATCCGCCGCGACAAAGCCACCAGCAACATCTGTACGGCCCAGGTGCTTCTGGCGGTGATGGCCTCCCTGTACGCGGTCTATCACGGCCCTAAGGGATTACGGAAGATGGCCTTGAGGATCTATGGGCAGGCCCATCGGTTGGCGGCCAGTATCCGGGAGCTGGGCTACAAGGTGGGGCCAGAGCACTTTTTCGACACCTTTTGGGTGCAAGGTCAATCCCCAGCCCAGATCCAAGAGATTCAGGCTCGGGCCGTCCAACAGCGGATCAATCTGCGGCAAATCGACGAGCGAACGGTGGGGATCAGTCTGGATGAAGCCACAACCGCAGTCGATATATGGGATCTATTCCAACTTTTTACCGGCTCCAATCTCCCCTTTGAGGAACGAGAAGGCTGGGATCCCAATCAGCCGTTGCCCGATTTGAGTCGGAGCTTGCCCCCCAGTTTGATCCGCACCACACCCTATTTGACGCACCCCGTCTTCAACCGTTACCACTCAGAAACCGAGCTCCTGCGCTATATTCACCGCCTGCAAAGTCGGGATCTATCTTTGACCCACTCCATGATCCCGCTCGGTTCCTGCACCATGAAGCTAAACGCCACGGTGGAGATGATCCCGGTGAGTTGGCCGGAATTTGCTCAGATCCATCCTTTTGTCCCTCTGGAGCAGACGCGCGGCTACCAAACGCTATTTGCCCAACTGGAACAGATGTTGGCGGAGATCACCGGCTTTGCCGGGGTTTCCCTACAGCCCAATGCCGGATCCCAGGGGGAGTATGCCGGTTTGTTGGCGATTCGCCGTTACCACCAGGCCCGAGGAGAAGGACATCGGCAAGTGTGTCTGATCCCCACCTCCGCCCACGGTACCAACCCAGCCAGCGCAGTGATGGCAGGAATGCGGGTAGTGAGCGTGGCTTGTGATGCAGCCGGCAACATCGATATCGAGGATTTGCGCAGCAAAGCCGAACGACATCGGGAGCAGCTGGCGGCTTTGATGATTACCTATCCCTCCACCCACGGTGTGTTTGAGGAAGGGATCCGGGACATCTGCCAGATTATCCATGAGGCGGGTGGGCAGGTGTACATGGATGGGGCCAATCTCAACGCCCAGGTGGGCCTTTGCCGTCCTGCTGAGTTGGGGGCGGATGTTTGCCATCTGAACCTGCACAAAACCTTCTGTATTCCCCACGGGGGAGGCGGGCCGGGGGTAGGGCCGATTGGGGTGGCAGCCCATTTGTTGCCTTATTTGCCCGGTCATCCTTTTCTCCCGGGGTGCAGGGGGCCCGTCAGTGCCGCCCCTTGGGGCAGTGCCAGCATTTTGCCCATTTCTTGGGCTTACATTCGCCTGATGGGATCCGCCGGACTGACCCTTGCCACCCAAGTGGCGATTTTGAATGCCAACTACATTGCCAAGCGGTTGGATCCCTACTACCCGGTGCTCTACAAGGGATCCACAGGCCTGGTGGCCCACGAGTGCATTTTGGATTTGCGCCCCCTCAAGAAGAGTGCAGGTATCGAGGTGGAGGATGTGGCCAAACGGCTGATGGACTATGGCTTTCATGCCCCTACCATTTCTTGGCCGGTGGCGGGCACGATGATGGTGGAACCGACGGAGAGTGAGTCGCTGGAGGAGTTGGATCGCTTTTGTGAGGCAATGATCGCCATTCGCCAGGAGATCGCTGCCATTGAGCGGGGGGAGGCGGATCCCGTTCACAATCTCCTCAAGCAGGCGCCTCACACTGCCGAAGTGGTGACGGCGGATCAGTGGGATCGTCCCTATTCCCGTTCGCTAGCCGCCTACCCTGCCCCCTGGGTGAAAGCTCACAAGTTTTGGCCAAGCGTGAGCCGGATTGACAACGCCTACGGGGATCGACATTTGGTTTGTAGTTGCCAGCCTTGGTTGGAAGACTAG